The nucleotide window GCAACTCTTGCGCCTGCCGTCTCTGCAATCCTGCGGACAGCCTTTATCTCATTGTCGGTGTCTGTATAAAAAGCGTTTATGCAGACAACAGGATTAATGCCTGCCTTCTTAACGACATTCACCAGATGAATAAGATTTACACAGCCCTTTTCCACCCAGCCGACATTTTCACCCTTGTATTCTTCAGGTATCGGCCTTCCCGGCACAGGAATCGGAGCGCCGCCGTGGCATTTTAAGGCCCTGATTGTAGCAACGAGAACCGCTGCATTAGGCTTCAGTCCTGAGAACCTGCATTTTAGATTCCAGAATTTCTCAAAACCGATGTCTGCCGCAAACCCGGACTCCGTCACATTATAATCAGCAAGCTTAAGTCCGATCCTGTCTGCAATAATAGACGACTGCCCGATTGCAATATTGGCAAAAGGACCTGCATGTACAAGGACCGGCTGTCCCTCAATCGTCTGCATGAGATTGGGATTGAGCGCCTCCACCATCCAGGCAGTCATTGCGCCTGCGACATTAAGGTCTTCTGTTGTAACGGGCTTGCCGCTCTTGTCATAGGCCACAACAATCCTCCCCATTCTCTCTCTCATGTCCTTTAAATCTTTTGCGACAGCAAGGATAGCCATAACCTCTGATGAAACCGCTATTGCAAATCCGGAATTCATCATAAAGCCGTCGTTTTTGCCGCCTAATCCTATTGTTATCTCTCTTAACGCCTGCGCACAGAAATCCATTATCCATTTCATCTCAATATTGCGCGGGTCAATGTTGAGCCTCTTTAATTTGCGCTTCGCAAGCTGTTCGTCAGTGTAGTTGAATTCGTGCTGTATGCGGGACGTAAGCGCAACCATTGCAAGATTGTGAGCATTCATGATTGCATTGATGTCGCCGGTAAGCCCTAATGAAAACGGGGTCAGAGGAATGCACTGCGACAATCCGCCGCCTGCGGCAGAACCCTTAATGTTCATCGTCGGTCCGCCGGATGGCTGCCGGATGGCTGCTATAACATTCTTTTTACGCTTGCCAAGCCCCTGAGTCAATCCGATTGTTGTTGTTGACTTGCCTTCTCCCAGAGGGGTCGGTGTAATAGCGGTAACATCAATGTATTTTCCGTCCGGTCTGCCGGCAAGACGTTTCAGTATCTTATTAAAGTCAAGCTTTGCCACATAATGCCCGTGCGGCAAAAGTTCTTCCTTTTCAAGACCAAGTTCCTCTCCTAACTGATAAACAGTCTTCATGTGCGCTTCAGCGGCTTCTGCAATCTCCCAGTCTGCGTGCTTGGTTGGATCAATCGGCATTGTTTAAAATCCTCCTCTTCAATTATTTAGTTTAAACTTGTTCAAGTTTGTTCAAGTTTGTTCAAAGAGTTTAATATGGTTCAATGTTGTTCAAAATTAAACCATCTTGAACCATTTGAACCATTTAAACTCTTTGAACAATGTTCTTTAGTAGCTTATCAGCATACCTAAAAACTTCTCGTTCATGCGCCTTAAATTTTTGCATATGATTAAAAGCATCTTCTTCGTTATCTTTACGGCAAGGACAAGATTCTCCTTCTCCATTTTTTCAAAATCTTCTTTTGGTATCAGAAATATCTCCGTATTTTCAAGCGCGACTGCATTTGCCTCATGCCGTCTTTTTTCAAGTATTGACAGCTCTCCTAAAAAATGGCCTGTCCCCAGAATGGCAAGTGTCTGTTTCCATTCGTCAGGAGTGACCTTGGAAATTTCTACTTTCCCGGAATGTATGAGATAGAGCCCTTTTGTCTCTTCCTTTTCCTTAAAAAGATATTCGCCTTTTTTAAAAGACAGCTTTTTTACTATCTTCGCAATGCTTTCAAGCCCTGCCTCATCAATGTCTTCAAGCAGGACCTGCTGTTTTAATATCGCCGGCTTAATCATAATACCCCCTCTGCATAATATGTTATCATTCCCGCGAAAGCGGGAATCCAGGAAACAACTTTCTGGATTCCGCATTCCCGATACATCGGGGCGGAATGACGAAATTAAGGAAATTCTTAACTCTTAACTTTTAACTCTTAACTTTTCTATCTTCACCGCACATACCTTCAGCTCAGGTATCTTACACACAGGGTCAAGGGCGGTATTTGTAAGGACATTGGCTGCTGCCTCCCTGTAGTGGAATGGTATAAACACCATTCCCTTTACAGGTTTTTCTGAAATCTGCACCTTGATTTCTATCTCCCCCCTCCTTGAAGATACCTTTACCGCCTGCCCTTCGGTAATGCCGAGCCTGCCGGCATCCTCAGGGTTCAGTTCAACATATGCCTCAGGGGCAACAGCATTTAATGCATCTACCCTTCTCGTCATTGAACCGGTGTGATAATGAAAAAGCTGCCTTCCCGTAGAAAGCAGAAACGGATACTCTTCGTCAGGAAGTTCCTGTGAACGCCTGTATTCTACCACAGTAAACACCGCTTTTCCCTTTGGGAAGCCTCCTTTAAAAAGATACGGAGTCCCGGGATGGTCCAGCGTGGGGCAGGGCCATTGAATTCCGTGTTTATCAATCCTTCCGTAAGTAATGCCTTTGACAGTCTGCCAGACGTTTCCGATTTCCTGAAAGACTTCTTCCACGAAATTATACTTCATAACAAAGTCAAGCCTTCTGCTTAACTCTGAAATTATCCATAAATCCTCTCTGGCCTCTCCGGGAGGATTTAATGCCTTCCTTACCCTTTGCACCCTTCTTTCAGTATTGGTAAAAGTCCCTTCTTTTTCCGCAAAACTCGCCGCAGGCAATACCACATCTGCAAGCGCCGCCGTCTCTGTCATAAATATATCCTGAACAACAAGGAAGTCAAGATTCTTTAATGCCTTTACCGTATGATTCATATCAGGGTCGCTCATCACAGGATTTTCACCCATAACATAAAACGCCTTCAGTCTTCCGTCAAGCGCAGCACCGGTCATTTCCGTCGCAGTCATTCCGGGCTTGTCTGAAAGCTTTGCGTTCCAGGCCTCTTCAAACTTGGTCCTGACGGCCGGCATATCAACCCTCTGATAGCCTGTATAGAGATTAGGAATGCACCCCATGTCCGTAGCTCCCTGTACATTATTCTGCCCCCTGAGTGGGTTGACGCCGGTGCTTTCCATGCCGAGATTTCCTGTCATAAGGGCCAGATTTGCAATTGCATAGACATTCTCAGTGCCGTGTGAATGCTGTGTTACGCCCATAGTGTAATATATGGCAGGATACTGCGCCCTGCCGTACAGCAATGCGGCGTCAATTATTTTTTGCTTTGGAACTCCTGTAATCTTTTCGGCATATTCAGGCGTATATTTGCTGAGGCTTTCTTTAAATTCACTAAATCCCTCTGTACGAACGAGTATAAACACCCTGTCAATCAGTCCCTCTTTAAGAAGCACATGCATCATAGAATTCAGCAGCACTACATCTGTGCCTGATTTATGCTGAATCCATACATCTGCAAACCTTACAATATCAATCCTCCTCGGGTCGGCGACAATAATCTTTGCGCCGTTTCTCACTGCCTTTTTCATCTTAAGCCCGATAATAGGATGGGTTTCAGTAGTATTAGAGCCGATTATAAAAATAACATCATTGTTTTCAATCTCAGGAATGGAGTTTGTCATAGCTCCTGAGCCGAAGACTGTAGCCAGACCGGCCACCGTTGCGCTGTGTCAATACCTTGCGCAGTGGTCTACATTGTTCGTGCTGAGGCCTGCCCTGATAAATTTCTGGAACAGATAGTTCTCTTCATTTGTGCATCTTGCAGATGAAAGCCCTCCTATTGCATCAGGACCGTGCTTTTCTTTTACTGCCTTTAATTTTTCTGCAATATAATCAAGCGCCTCATCCCAGGAAGCCTCTCTGAAACTTGAAAAGGGGTCGAGGGGTCGAGGGGTTGAGGGGTCGAGTTTTTCACTTGAATCCTTGAATCCTTGAATCCTTGAACCCTCTTTTTTATCCTTTATTCTGATAAGCGGTTTTGTGAGCCTGTCACCGCTTCCCACAAACTGATACCCGAACCTTCCCTTGGAGCACAGCCATCCTTCATTTATAGTGTCTTCCCTTGATGTAATCCGCACAATCTCATTCTTCCTGACGTGAAGCGTCAGACTGCATCCGCACCCGCAGTACGGACAGGTTGTATCAATCTCTTTTATGTCCTTCTGCCTTCCCTTAAGTTCCCACATCTTGCCTGTCAGCGCTCCGGTCGGGCAAACTGCAACACACTGCCCGCAGAACTCGCACATAAGGTCTTTCTCAAAAGGCGTGCATATCTTTGAACTGAATCCCCTGTATCCAAAATCTATGGCTGCAACCCCCTCAATCTCATCGCAAGCCTTCACACACCTGCCGCACATTATGCACTTCTCAAGGTCTCTTTCAATAAAGGGGTTGCCGTCTCTCTTTTTGTAGATTCTTCTTTCCCCTTCAAACCTGTTTTCCCT belongs to Nitrospirota bacterium and includes:
- a CDS encoding formate--tetrahydrofolate ligase translates to MPIDPTKHADWEIAEAAEAHMKTVYQLGEELGLEKEELLPHGHYVAKLDFNKILKRLAGRPDGKYIDVTAITPTPLGEGKSTTTIGLTQGLGKRKKNVIAAIRQPSGGPTMNIKGSAAGGGLSQCIPLTPFSLGLTGDINAIMNAHNLAMVALTSRIQHEFNYTDEQLAKRKLKRLNIDPRNIEMKWIMDFCAQALREITIGLGGKNDGFMMNSGFAIAVSSEVMAILAVAKDLKDMRERMGRIVVAYDKSGKPVTTEDLNVAGAMTAWMVEALNPNLMQTIEGQPVLVHAGPFANIAIGQSSIIADRIGLKLADYNVTESGFAADIGFEKFWNLKCRFSGLKPNAAVLVATIRALKCHGGAPIPVPGRPIPEEYKGENVGWVEKGCVNLIHLVNVVKKAGINPVVCINAFYTDTDNEIKAVRRIAETAGARVALSKHWQFGGEGALELADAVVDACNEPNNFKFLYELSTPLRKRIELIATEVYGADGVEYAPDAFVKAKKMEEDPETSKLGTCMVKTHLSLTDNPNLKGVPKGWKLLIRDILTYKGAGFVVPVAGAIKLMPGTASDPAYRRVDVDVNTGKVKGLF
- a CDS encoding cyclic nucleotide-binding domain-containing protein — translated: MIKPAILKQQVLLEDIDEAGLESIAKIVKKLSFKKGEYLFKEKEETKGLYLIHSGKVEISKVTPDEWKQTLAILGTGHFLGELSILEKRRHEANAVALENTEIFLIPKEDFEKMEKENLVLAVKITKKMLLIICKNLRRMNEKFLGMLISY
- the fdhF gene encoding formate dehydrogenase subunit alpha; this encodes MVTLTIDGRKVTVPAGTNILSAAKKIDISIPALCHHPKLTAFGGCRLCLVEIKGMARPVTSCTTPVSEGMEVTTTSPNLEGLRKTILELILSDHPNDCMVCEKAGDCMLQELAYFYGIRENRFEGERRIYKKRDGNPFIERDLEKCIMCGRCVKACDEIEGVAAIDFGYRGFSSKICTPFEKDLMCEFCGQCVAVCPTGALTGKMWELKGRQKDIKEIDTTCPYCGCGCSLTLHVRKNEIVRITSREDTINEGWLCSKGRFGYQFVGSGDRLTKPLIRIKDKKEGSRIQGFKDSSEKLDPSTPRPLDPFSSFREASWDEALDYIAEKLKAVKEKHGPDAIGGLSSARCTNEENYLFQKFIRAGLSTNNVDHCARYUHSATVAGLATVFGSGAMTNSIPEIENNDVIFIIGSNTTETHPIIGLKMKKAVRNGAKIIVADPRRIDIVRFADVWIQHKSGTDVVLLNSMMHVLLKEGLIDRVFILVRTEGFSEFKESLSKYTPEYAEKITGVPKQKIIDAALLYGRAQYPAIYYTMGVTQHSHGTENVYAIANLALMTGNLGMESTGVNPLRGQNNVQGATDMGCIPNLYTGYQRVDMPAVRTKFEEAWNAKLSDKPGMTATEMTGAALDGRLKAFYVMGENPVMSDPDMNHTVKALKNLDFLVVQDIFMTETAALADVVLPAASFAEKEGTFTNTERRVQRVRKALNPPGEAREDLWIISELSRRLDFVMKYNFVEEVFQEIGNVWQTVKGITYGRIDKHGIQWPCPTLDHPGTPYLFKGGFPKGKAVFTVVEYRRSQELPDEEYPFLLSTGRQLFHYHTGSMTRRVDALNAVAPEAYVELNPEDAGRLGITEGQAVKVSSRRGEIEIKVQISEKPVKGMVFIPFHYREAAANVLTNTALDPVCKIPELKVCAVKIEKLRVKS